TGCATCATACAATCCTATCCCATTTTGATCAGAAAGCAGAAATACGTCTTGCATAAACTGGGAATACCAGTCTCTGTGAATATTTTCAATGGTATTGTTTTCCAGCCTAAACTGCTCACTACTTGTGTCGTAGATATACCATACCTTATCTTTTTTGTAAGCAAAAGCAGTATAGCTGTAGTCTCCCAAAACCATCATTACATCTATTTCCGAATCCAAAAGGCTTCCATCAGGTTTTATAACGCTGGTCTTTTTCTGAAACTTATTAGGATTGACTCTGTAATATCCATTTGAGATATGAACTAGTGAATCTTCAGGATGTTCTCCGAAGCAAACTCCATTCATTGTATAATAAGATCTCTTGGAGGTTCCTGTCTTTTTACTAAAGATCAAATCATTATAATCATACTCAAAAGGGGTTTCAGAAAGATCTGCAATAACTTGTTTGTTGGATAGATTAATCACACGGTAGTTTCCATCTTTTTTTGCATTAAAAAGTCCGCTGTACCAAAGAATATCCAGTTCTTCGTATTCACAAGGAATGATAAGTTCCCCGGAACCAATGTCAATCATTCCCCATTTATCATTAATTTCTACATTTCCATAATTTTTTTCATCTATAGGAAAAGTGTCAATAGCATCGTCATAAATGCATTCAATGAGGACCTTTCCATCATTTCTCAGATATCCAAACTTACCGTTTTTTTGTGCTACGGCAATACCTTCAGTATTGAATGCAAAAATTTCATCATAAACGGGAGGTATTACTATATTCCCTTTAATATCCTTCAGCCCCCAAAGTGCGTTTTCTTCAAAAGGTTCTGTTGGGTTTTTATACAATTCATCATTCCAGTATCCCAGTCCATATTCTATCCAATCTGTTTCCAGCAATTCTAAAAAGGTATCATAACCATGTCTTGCGAAAATTTCCTTTTCCAGCGCGGTAAGATTCTGATTTCGCATTGCTTTCTCATAGAGTTTATTCTTTTCCGTGATTTCCAATACCCAGTCTTTGGCCTGATCTGTATGGCTTTCTTCATTCATGTTGAATACATCTGTTGCATTCATTGAAAAGGTATCATAAGGAAGTGCATCCAGAAATTCAAACATTTTGTTTACCGGCTCGTAATATGCTTTCTTATAATGGAGCTGATAATGGTCTGCCAACAGCTGATAGAAGCGTTTTAATCTTGAAACACCCTCTATTTTATCAAAAAAAAGTCCTTTCCCTTTCGATCTGGGATTTCCGCCAAATAAAGGCATGAACAGCTCAGGAATTTCATAGTTCCATTCTCCAAGGTAATATGGATATACCTCTTTGGTCTTCGAATCAAAATTATATAAATAAATACGGTGTGCCATATATTTTATATTTCAACAGTTAGAATCCAAACTTAGAAAACAATCCCGGCTTTTTCCATGAAGCCTTATATTCATCTGCAATAGAGTCATACTCAGGAAATGATCGCACGTGGTCCAATAGAGCATGAGCTTCTTTAAGATTCCCACCCTGATACAATACAACAGCTTTTGCCAATTCTACACTTTCCGTAAGATCATCATACCCCCATTCTTCATCATTATAGATTTTGTTGAATCTTTCTGCAAGCATTAAAGTCTGATCCTTATTATTTAGTTTTTCATAGATTCGGATTCCGTAGCTTAACCAAAGTACATAGTCTTCCGGGTCCATGGCGTCGTCATTTTCAGCATCATATTGACTGAAAATTGAAGCTGCTTCTGTATAATCACCCTGAAGAAAATTACTTTTAACGATCATATAAATTGTTTTGGCCTTATCAAAATCATTTAACAGGAAGTCTTTTTTATTTTCCAGATAGTTTTTGGCTGCTTTCGCTACATTTTTGTAGTTTTCTTCTTCATTATAGATCTGCATCAATGCATACTGCGGATTAGGCTCCTGAGGAAAACGTTCTGCCAGATCGTTATAATAAGATAATCTGGTGTCGTGATCTTCACTTTCCAGGCGTGGATAAAGGATTCCCTCCAAAACATTTTTACCTGCTTCCAGATCCCTGTAGTCATAATCACTGATCTCAGGATTATCCATTGTGTGCTGGTAGAAGTAATTAAGGGCTTCTTCAGCATCAGAATACACTTCAGGAGAGCCCTGCAACCCTAGTACTTCTATCTGGCGTGCTCTATAGTACAGGTTTTTATAGAGATAATCTTCATCCTCATCATCATATAAACCGAAGTAATTATTCAGTGCCTCTTCTGCTTTCTCATAATTTTCTTCAAATAGCAATGCATCAATCAACACAAGATGAAGCTCTCTGAATTCTGAGTATTTCAACCCTTCAGAGGCAACCTTTATTGCAGAAAGATGATCACCCAGTAAAGAATGCTTAATGGCCAGATTATTACAGCACATCGCTCTGGTGTGCATATCGTTGTAATAATTGCTTTCAAACTGTTCTGCCTCATAATATCTTTGAAAAGCTTCATAAGCCTTTTGGTAAACCATAGTATTAACTTCAGTCCATTTGATTTTGTCTTCCTCATCCTCTATTTCCTCTATAAATTCATTAAGATAAACCCCTTCGTTATAAATATCAGTAGGCAAATCTGTGAAAGCCGGAATTTCAGAGGGTATGATTTTATGTAAGTGATATTCTGATTCTACTTTTCGTCTCCATGCTGTTGCATTGGAAGATCGTTCTACAGCCTGTTCCAGTAAAGGAATTGCTTCTGAATATTGCATTGCATCATAGAAATAAGTTCCTGC
This genomic interval from Chryseobacterium joostei contains the following:
- a CDS encoding SEL1-like repeat protein, yielding MAHRIYLYNFDSKTKEVYPYYLGEWNYEIPELFMPLFGGNPRSKGKGLFFDKIEGVSRLKRFYQLLADHYQLHYKKAYYEPVNKMFEFLDALPYDTFSMNATDVFNMNEESHTDQAKDWVLEITEKNKLYEKAMRNQNLTALEKEIFARHGYDTFLELLETDWIEYGLGYWNDELYKNPTEPFEENALWGLKDIKGNIVIPPVYDEIFAFNTEGIAVAQKNGKFGYLRNDGKVLIECIYDDAIDTFPIDEKNYGNVEINDKWGMIDIGSGELIIPCEYEELDILWYSGLFNAKKDGNYRVINLSNKQVIADLSETPFEYDYNDLIFSKKTGTSKRSYYTMNGVCFGEHPEDSLVHISNGYYRVNPNKFQKKTSVIKPDGSLLDSEIDVMMVLGDYSYTAFAYKKDKVWYIYDTSSEQFRLENNTIENIHRDWYSQFMQDVFLLSDQNGIGLYDASKDRWMIPSSKEYKKIEACKQEVFRITVSEGMLYYDQKTDVKSEIYNYICEGIEYDEQLLCLFKGNEMFILNSERELYKVSSFQMGSLYDKRYNLRGKDQQYFLNFYNTWKEKLGSGYEAHFDNETLASRAEEYAQEGNLKDAIRLYKIGVERGDANMMVELGYIYTDDNTPPKYYDLKKGIALYEKAALQDQPYALNNLGYHYQNGIGYPQNIKKALKCFRKSAELGNGLAMQNLGLLYFYGDYVLQDYDIALEYYKQAEKKFHFNEDKISEIYYQQHDYANLQRYLRKDSENTYSNIYYGILYDEGLGVKPNIKKAISYYEKALEYSTYTHALSRLLYFYKEDPTFANPDKYNYWKAFGEENDMDV
- a CDS encoding tetratricopeptide repeat protein — protein: MYNKLEQLFYQGDLEQCIAEGEQYLLSNPEDEEVLFLMAVAYHDRVYYEGHEEAYNAIHDKVIPYLRRILNVNPNNIRALYNILNYPLSNEYTLMQIGRVKKHITEENKAEFIGYAERLLDDSENEVYGYDFLVKIYESLGENKPLLNSLEAGMYYFQREFADNRELRDKNRSLFWIKKIYLLDREKMISGEELTALIDREHSTFVSREDSDFINLADIAYENNAPDLSLKMMLKAIKGSNSAMFIQEKLVEWHHRFAELIQNGFNNPDVFYYQLIIERNYADMLKIPADFYKQHALEVINAHPQIFSGYHFAGTYFYDAMQYSEAIPLLEQAVERSSNATAWRRKVESEYHLHKIIPSEIPAFTDLPTDIYNEGVYLNEFIEEIEDEEDKIKWTEVNTMVYQKAYEAFQRYYEAEQFESNYYNDMHTRAMCCNNLAIKHSLLGDHLSAIKVASEGLKYSEFRELHLVLIDALLFEENYEKAEEALNNYFGLYDDEDEDYLYKNLYYRARQIEVLGLQGSPEVYSDAEEALNYFYQHTMDNPEISDYDYRDLEAGKNVLEGILYPRLESEDHDTRLSYYNDLAERFPQEPNPQYALMQIYNEEENYKNVAKAAKNYLENKKDFLLNDFDKAKTIYMIVKSNFLQGDYTEAASIFSQYDAENDDAMDPEDYVLWLSYGIRIYEKLNNKDQTLMLAERFNKIYNDEEWGYDDLTESVELAKAVVLYQGGNLKEAHALLDHVRSFPEYDSIADEYKASWKKPGLFSKFGF